A genomic window from Sporosarcina sp. Marseille-Q4063 includes:
- the tatA gene encoding twin-arginine translocase TatA/TatE family subunit — protein sequence MGGIAAIGVPGLIIILVIVLILFGPRKLPEVGSAVGKTLSEFKKSARDIIDDDETALKEPKKPDQG from the coding sequence ATGGGAGGAATAGCAGCTATTGGCGTCCCGGGTTTAATCATTATTTTGGTGATTGTGCTGATTTTATTCGGGCCGAGAAAATTGCCTGAAGTTGGTTCTGCAGTTGGAAAAACGCTGTCTGAATTCAAAAAATCAGCAAGAGATATAATTGATGACGACGAAACAGCATTGAAGGAACCAAAGAAACCGGATCAAGGATAA